The following are encoded together in the Methylobacterium radiotolerans JCM 2831 genome:
- a CDS encoding ABC transporter ATP-binding protein, with protein MVSAAPAVAAPGAATGAAPSAAPPILAAERLGKRFGHFRALSDVTVAFPEGGITAIIGPNGAGKSTFFNLISGAVPPSEGRVLFRGRDITGAAPHAFARMGIAKSFQITNVFPHLTVRENVRVAAQARRVRFAFFRDRAAYPELTERAEALLGEVGLGVRMDRLARELAHGEQRALEIAVALAAEPRLLLLDEPTAGMSPEETREMMDLVQRLAETRTLILVEHKMKLVMGLCRRLVVLHQGQLLAEGSPDDIRAHPEVRRVYLGNTASKTA; from the coding sequence ATGGTGAGCGCCGCCCCGGCCGTCGCCGCGCCCGGTGCGGCGACGGGTGCGGCGCCCAGTGCGGCGCCGCCGATCCTCGCCGCGGAGAGGCTCGGCAAACGGTTCGGGCATTTCCGTGCCCTGTCCGACGTGACCGTCGCGTTCCCGGAGGGTGGCATCACGGCGATCATCGGGCCGAACGGTGCGGGCAAGTCGACCTTCTTCAACCTGATCTCCGGCGCCGTCCCGCCGAGCGAGGGCCGCGTGCTGTTCCGCGGGCGCGACATCACCGGCGCGGCCCCGCACGCCTTCGCCCGGATGGGCATCGCCAAGTCGTTCCAGATCACCAACGTCTTCCCGCACCTCACGGTGCGCGAGAACGTGCGGGTGGCCGCCCAGGCGCGGCGCGTCCGCTTCGCGTTCTTCCGCGACCGCGCGGCCTACCCCGAGCTGACGGAGCGGGCCGAGGCGCTGCTGGGCGAGGTCGGGCTCGGCGTCCGGATGGACCGCCTCGCCCGGGAACTCGCCCACGGCGAGCAGCGGGCCCTGGAGATCGCGGTGGCGCTCGCCGCCGAGCCGCGCCTCCTCCTGCTCGACGAGCCGACCGCCGGGATGAGCCCCGAGGAGACGCGGGAGATGATGGACCTCGTGCAGCGCCTCGCCGAGACCCGGACCCTGATCCTCGTCGAGCACAAGATGAAGCTCGTCATGGGCCTGTGCCGCCGCCTCGTCGTCCTGCATCAGGGCCAACTCCTGGCCGAGGGCAGCCCCGACGACATCCGCGCGCATCCCGAGGTGCGCCGCGTCTACCTGGGCAACACGGCGAGCAAGACCGCATGA
- a CDS encoding SDR family oxidoreductase, whose protein sequence is MKTSGNTVLITGGGSGIGAALAQRFHDLGNTVIVAGRRVEALDRVTAGRPGMHAMPLDIAEAGDIAAFAERIIAEHPTLNVVINNAGIMRLEALDRARDLSDAEATITTNLLGPIRLTDALVAHLVTRPDAALINVSSGLAFVPLTTTPTYSATKAAIHSYTVSLREVLKGKVEVIELVPPAVQTDLTPGQATRAGYLPLADFIDEVMVLFQQQPTPREILVQRVAFQRNAEAEHRFDAAVATLNEAARAARAAQR, encoded by the coding sequence ATGAAGACTTCAGGCAACACGGTTCTCATCACCGGCGGCGGATCCGGGATCGGAGCGGCGCTGGCGCAGCGCTTCCACGACCTGGGCAACACTGTCATCGTCGCCGGTCGTCGGGTCGAGGCCCTGGACCGGGTCACGGCCGGCCGGCCGGGCATGCACGCGATGCCGCTCGACATCGCGGAGGCCGGCGACATCGCGGCGTTCGCCGAGCGGATCATCGCCGAGCACCCGACCCTGAACGTGGTGATCAACAACGCCGGGATCATGCGCCTCGAGGCGCTGGATCGGGCCCGCGACCTCTCCGATGCGGAGGCGACGATCACCACCAACCTGCTCGGCCCGATCCGCCTGACGGACGCGCTCGTCGCGCATCTGGTCACGCGCCCGGACGCGGCGCTGATCAACGTGTCGTCCGGGCTGGCCTTCGTGCCCCTGACGACGACGCCGACCTACTCGGCGACGAAGGCGGCGATCCACAGCTACACGGTCTCGCTGCGCGAGGTTCTGAAGGGCAAGGTCGAGGTGATCGAGCTCGTGCCCCCGGCGGTGCAGACGGATCTGACGCCCGGCCAGGCCACGCGCGCGGGCTACCTGCCGCTGGCCGACTTCATCGACGAGGTCATGGTCCTGTTCCAGCAGCAGCCCACGCCGCGCGAGATCCTGGTGCAGCGCGTCGCCTTCCAGCGCAACGCCGAGGCCGAACACCGCTTCGACGCGGCCGTCGCGACCTTGAACGAGGCCGCCCGCGCGGCCCGCGCAGCGCAGCGGTGA
- a CDS encoding SRPBCC family protein, whose product MDIAGAYRIPVAREAVWAALNDPDVLARCIPGCKELVQVSPEEMTARVALKIGPVSATFTGTVRLEDLRPPEGYSLVGQGNGGMAGFAKGRAAVSLAAEGGETLLSYTAKAEVGGKIATLGGRLMQATARKLADEFFGKFAAELGAAGDPAALRAAEA is encoded by the coding sequence ATGGACATCGCTGGCGCGTATCGGATCCCGGTCGCGCGGGAGGCCGTCTGGGCAGCGCTGAACGATCCGGACGTGCTCGCCCGCTGCATCCCGGGCTGCAAGGAGCTGGTGCAGGTCTCCCCGGAGGAGATGACCGCCAGGGTCGCCCTGAAGATCGGGCCGGTCTCGGCGACCTTCACGGGCACGGTCCGCCTGGAGGACTTGCGTCCCCCCGAGGGCTACAGCCTCGTCGGCCAGGGCAACGGCGGCATGGCGGGCTTCGCCAAGGGCCGCGCCGCGGTCAGCCTCGCGGCCGAGGGCGGCGAGACGCTCCTGAGCTACACCGCCAAGGCCGAGGTCGGCGGCAAGATCGCGACGCTGGGCGGCCGGCTCATGCAGGCGACCGCGCGCAAGCTCGCCGACGAGTTCTTCGGCAAGTTCGCCGCCGAACTCGGGGCGGCCGGCGACCCGGCCGCATTGAGGGCGGCCGAGGCCTAG
- a CDS encoding winged helix-turn-helix transcriptional regulator — MRRSNPDPAIEAKRRGPVPQDADPAIEALVNDIIGQVADKWTMLILEALEEHGTLRFTQLGKAVGRISQKMLTQTVRQMERDGLVRRTVHPVIPPRVDYALTPLGRSLGAAFCGVWIWAETHHAEIERSRRAFAAAADAADLPAGPGPS, encoded by the coding sequence ATGCGCCGGTCCAATCCTGACCCCGCGATCGAAGCGAAGCGGCGCGGCCCGGTCCCGCAGGACGCCGATCCGGCGATCGAGGCCCTGGTGAACGACATCATCGGTCAGGTGGCCGACAAGTGGACCATGCTGATCCTCGAAGCCCTGGAGGAGCACGGCACCCTCCGGTTCACGCAGCTCGGCAAGGCCGTCGGTCGGATCAGCCAGAAGATGCTGACGCAGACCGTCCGGCAGATGGAGCGGGACGGTCTCGTCCGGCGGACGGTCCACCCGGTGATCCCGCCGCGCGTGGACTACGCGCTGACCCCGCTCGGCCGGAGCTTGGGAGCCGCGTTCTGCGGCGTCTGGATCTGGGCCGAGACGCACCACGCCGAGATCGAGCGGTCCCGTCGCGCGTTCGCGGCGGCGGCCGACGCTGCGGACCTGCCCGCCGGCCCCGGGCCATCGTGA
- a CDS encoding ABC transporter ATP-binding protein, whose amino-acid sequence MSAAPQRDAAQPLLAVENLRAWYGHSHILQGLSLEVRPGEIVTLVGRNGAGKTTTLKAIMGLVAKRAGRVTFAGAEILDRPPHERFHRGLAYVPEERRIVPGLTVEENLRLGILAARGARATRRDEARRIEVIAETFPRLKQRLKQEAVTMSGGEQQMLAIARALMAEPVMVLLDEPSEGIMPILVEEMFAQFVAMKRAGTTILLVEQNVELALDVSDRVYIVDGGAVVYHAPAAALRDDPEIQARYCAV is encoded by the coding sequence ATGAGCGCCGCCCCGCAGCGCGACGCCGCCCAGCCGCTCCTGGCGGTCGAGAACCTGCGGGCGTGGTACGGCCATTCCCACATTCTCCAGGGCCTCTCGCTGGAGGTGCGTCCCGGCGAGATCGTCACGCTGGTCGGCCGCAACGGCGCCGGTAAGACCACCACGCTGAAGGCGATCATGGGTCTCGTGGCGAAGCGCGCGGGCCGCGTCACCTTCGCGGGGGCCGAGATCCTCGACCGGCCGCCCCACGAGCGCTTCCACCGGGGCCTCGCCTACGTGCCGGAGGAGCGGCGCATCGTGCCGGGGCTGACCGTGGAGGAGAACCTGCGCCTCGGCATCCTGGCCGCCAGAGGCGCGCGCGCGACGCGCCGCGACGAGGCGCGGCGGATCGAGGTCATCGCCGAGACCTTCCCGCGGCTCAAGCAGCGCCTGAAGCAGGAGGCGGTCACGATGTCGGGCGGCGAGCAGCAGATGCTCGCCATCGCCCGGGCGCTCATGGCCGAGCCCGTGATGGTGCTCCTCGACGAGCCCTCCGAGGGGATCATGCCGATCCTCGTCGAGGAGATGTTCGCGCAGTTCGTCGCGATGAAGCGGGCCGGCACCACGATCCTGCTCGTGGAGCAGAACGTCGAGCTCGCCCTCGACGTCTCCGACCGCGTCTACATCGTCGACGGCGGCGCCGTCGTCTACCACGCCCCCGCGGCCGCTCTGCGGGACGATCCCGAGATCCAGGCGCGCTACTGCGCGGTCTGA
- a CDS encoding MFS transporter yields the protein MPISSGAIGDGPKTPSTARRRSVVAGAIGNALEWYDFATYGYFSAVIGRNFFPSASPTTSLLSAFAVFAAAFFMRPIGGIVFGHIGDRYGRKRALLLSAGLMAVSTFLMGCLPTYASAGLLAPVLLVLLRLGQGLSVGGEYTSSAIFLSETAAPARRGLTGSLACIGAAGGILLGSISGTLVTGLLTPEDVHLWGWRLPFLFGIVLGVFIFALRRHIDDAHAETVLREDQAPADRRSPLRMAVEIDGAAMLRAFAMNLGLACGFYVVFVYLVTFLHTVSGLPQHTAFLINTLAMVVQAACIPIAGALSDRFGRKRVLVLTGAGLTILSWPLFMLLTTGDTLLIVLSQVAFAILIAGNAAVVPTAFVEMFQHRSRCTALAISFNASMALVGGTAPMAATWIVHHLAWPTGPGLYVAVLSAISLAAILTMRDRTGESLA from the coding sequence GTGCCGATCAGTTCCGGGGCGATCGGCGACGGCCCGAAAACCCCCAGCACGGCGCGGCGTCGCTCCGTGGTCGCCGGCGCCATCGGCAACGCGCTCGAATGGTACGATTTCGCCACCTACGGGTACTTCAGCGCCGTCATCGGCCGGAACTTCTTCCCGTCCGCTAGTCCCACGACGTCGCTGCTCTCGGCCTTCGCGGTCTTCGCCGCGGCCTTCTTCATGCGTCCGATCGGCGGCATCGTGTTCGGTCACATCGGCGACCGCTACGGGCGGAAGAGGGCACTCCTGCTGTCGGCGGGCCTCATGGCGGTCTCGACCTTCCTGATGGGCTGCCTGCCGACCTACGCGTCCGCCGGGCTCCTCGCGCCGGTCCTGCTCGTGCTGCTGCGCCTCGGCCAGGGCCTCTCGGTCGGCGGCGAGTACACCTCCTCGGCCATCTTCCTGTCCGAGACCGCGGCCCCCGCGCGCCGCGGGCTGACCGGCAGCCTCGCCTGCATCGGGGCCGCCGGCGGGATCCTGCTCGGCTCCATTTCCGGGACGCTCGTCACCGGGCTGCTCACCCCCGAGGACGTGCACCTGTGGGGCTGGCGCCTGCCGTTCCTGTTCGGGATCGTGCTCGGCGTCTTCATCTTCGCCCTGCGCCGGCACATCGACGACGCGCACGCCGAGACCGTGTTGCGCGAAGATCAGGCGCCGGCGGACCGGCGCTCACCGCTGCGCATGGCCGTCGAGATCGACGGCGCCGCCATGCTGCGCGCCTTCGCGATGAATCTCGGCCTGGCCTGCGGCTTCTACGTGGTGTTCGTCTACCTCGTGACCTTCCTGCATACCGTGTCGGGTCTCCCGCAACACACGGCGTTTCTCATCAACACCCTCGCCATGGTGGTTCAAGCCGCGTGCATCCCGATCGCCGGAGCCCTGTCCGACCGCTTCGGACGCAAGCGCGTTCTGGTCCTGACCGGGGCGGGCCTGACGATCCTTTCGTGGCCGCTGTTCATGCTGCTGACCACCGGCGACACGCTCCTGATCGTCCTGAGCCAGGTCGCGTTCGCGATCCTGATCGCCGGCAACGCCGCCGTGGTGCCGACCGCGTTCGTCGAGATGTTCCAGCACCGCTCGCGCTGCACGGCGCTGGCGATCAGCTTCAACGCCTCGATGGCGCTGGTCGGGGGCACCGCCCCGATGGCCGCGACCTGGATCGTCCACCACCTGGCATGGCCTACGGGGCCGGGTCTCTACGTGGCCGTGCTGTCGGCCATCTCGCTCGCCGCGATCCTGACGATGCGCGATCGGACCGGAGAATCGCTCGCGTGA
- a CDS encoding tautomerase family protein: MMTGAQKADLVHRATDLLVSYFGEAARPHTMVLVDEVVDGGYGRADAVFDLAALRRLQAQQGPGSR, encoded by the coding sequence ATGATGACCGGTGCGCAGAAGGCGGATCTGGTTCACCGCGCGACGGATCTGCTGGTCTCCTACTTCGGAGAGGCCGCGCGACCGCACACCATGGTCCTGGTCGATGAGGTCGTCGACGGCGGCTACGGTCGCGCGGACGCGGTGTTCGACCTCGCGGCCCTGCGACGCCTGCAGGCGCAGCAGGGGCCGGGTTCACGCTGA